The Novosphingobium kaempferiae genome includes a window with the following:
- a CDS encoding outer membrane beta-barrel protein: MMKRSSLALVGASLGVLMAFPAAAQDTTNAETAGPPAPAAASDAAPAPNPTGALARAVLGDGLEEHKIMLFGWGEVSAIASTNDSKDVSPAAFFNTERGVNLNQLGVMLCSGRACPPFSFGPAPALHNRVGPFPGPTPDHVTVDFNVTAIYGQDMQFLKLSGLDGDTGFDRDKDLKLGLTQAYVDVYLPFLKGTSVMLGSFQTPLENDIGYPFSPPNWFATHTYGFQHGPAKHVGALAQTRIASGPAGHFSVDYGVVLGWNDWDNRNKDLDFIGGLRWRSADMRTWIDVEAIYGNGADDFGPAPGRGGSPYFALSSTGKYLGRLSSFLTVSHSFSPKFQVALEASYGQQEAGDIAFVPWAITEKARWYGANLAARYNLSDKLTLNGRAEWFTDEKGAHALWSGVGGDVYAATGNVEYQLSPAIRLRAEARYDVHDGPGKLFDKFTKDQQLTGLLNVFFLF, translated from the coding sequence ATGATGAAGCGCAGTTCGCTCGCACTGGTCGGTGCGAGCCTTGGAGTTCTGATGGCGTTTCCGGCCGCAGCACAGGATACGACGAATGCGGAGACAGCGGGACCGCCCGCTCCTGCCGCCGCGTCCGATGCAGCGCCGGCCCCTAATCCGACGGGCGCCCTTGCGCGCGCCGTGCTCGGCGACGGGCTGGAAGAGCACAAGATCATGCTGTTCGGCTGGGGAGAGGTCTCTGCCATAGCCTCCACCAACGACAGCAAGGACGTATCCCCCGCCGCCTTCTTCAACACGGAGCGCGGCGTAAACCTCAACCAGCTCGGCGTGATGCTGTGCAGCGGCCGGGCCTGTCCGCCGTTCTCGTTCGGCCCCGCCCCGGCGCTGCACAACCGCGTTGGACCGTTCCCTGGGCCGACCCCGGACCACGTCACCGTCGATTTCAACGTGACCGCGATCTACGGGCAGGACATGCAGTTCCTGAAACTGTCGGGACTGGACGGCGACACCGGTTTCGATCGCGACAAGGATCTGAAGCTCGGGCTCACGCAGGCCTACGTCGATGTCTACCTGCCGTTCCTGAAGGGCACCAGCGTGATGCTGGGAAGCTTCCAGACGCCGCTTGAGAACGACATCGGCTATCCGTTCAGCCCGCCGAACTGGTTCGCGACGCACACTTACGGTTTCCAGCACGGCCCGGCGAAGCACGTCGGCGCCCTCGCCCAGACGCGCATCGCCAGCGGCCCGGCGGGACACTTCTCGGTCGACTACGGCGTCGTGCTCGGCTGGAACGACTGGGACAACCGGAACAAGGATCTCGACTTCATCGGCGGCCTGCGCTGGCGCAGCGCCGACATGCGGACGTGGATCGACGTCGAGGCCATCTACGGCAACGGTGCGGACGATTTCGGACCCGCTCCCGGGCGCGGCGGCTCGCCCTATTTCGCGCTGAGTTCGACCGGCAAGTACCTCGGCAGGCTGTCGAGCTTCCTTACCGTCAGCCACAGCTTCAGCCCGAAGTTCCAAGTCGCGCTCGAAGCGAGCTACGGCCAGCAGGAAGCGGGCGATATCGCCTTCGTGCCCTGGGCCATCACCGAGAAGGCCCGCTGGTACGGCGCCAACCTCGCCGCACGCTACAACCTGTCCGACAAGCTCACGCTCAACGGCCGGGCGGAATGGTTCACCGACGAGAAGGGCGCCCACGCGCTGTGGTCCGGCGTCGGCGGCGACGTCTACGCGGCGACCGGCAATGTCGAGTATCAGCTCAGCCCGGCCATCAGGCTGCGGGCCGAAGCCCGCTACGACGTCCACGACGGCCCCGGCAAACTCTTCGACAAATTCACCAAGGATCAGCAGCTCACCGGCCTGCTGAACGTCTTCTTCCTCTTCTGA